The sequence AAAATAAGGCACTAGCAGAAGTACCTATAGTGACAATCGGAATGCATCCGACTACAAACATAATAGACAACAGCATAAAGTCGGCAAGCTCATTCCCAATTTTATAAAGCGGCCCATCCAAGTCAAAAATTTTCATGTTATTCCCCCCCTAAAAATCTTTTTTCTATAGATTATAACCTAAAAAACAATAAAGTAAAAGACTTTTTTCAAAATCTCTTAATTATTGTTACACTTTTATTTAAATTTCATGTGTAGTCTATCAAAGTCCAAGCTGAAATCTTAAATTATTTTGACTTGTAATTTTAGTAAGTTCTGGTTACAATAACACTATTAAATTTATAAAGGGAGGTTTTTATGGAAAATACTGATCTGACAGTTTTATCAAAACACATAGCAGCCGCTAATAGAATCGATCAAGATCTTTTCGACAAATATGAAGTGCGCCGCGGACTGAGACGTCCAGATGGGACCGGGGTCCTAGTGGGTCTAACTCATATAGGAAATGTTCATTCATATATCATCGATGAAGGTGAAATTGTTCCTGTTCCTGGATTGCTAACCTACAGAGGTATCGATATGAAAACGCTTTGTAGTAATGCAGTAAATACTAATCGAATGGGTTTTGAGGAAACTGCCTTCTTGCTACTGTTTGGGCATTTGCCTACCGAAGAGGAGCTTGCAAATTATAACGTGCTATTAGGTGAGCGTCGAATACTAGACCATAACTTTATAAAGTCTTATATATTGGATAATCCTAGCCCTAGTATTATGAATGCAATGGCAAGAAGTGTTTTGGCATTATATACTTTTGATGACGACGCCGAAGATAATAGCATAGAAAATGTTTTGCGTCAAAGTCTTGAATTGATCGCAGCTTTTCCTACTATGATGGTGTATGCGTATCAAGCATATAATCACTACTATAAGCAAAAAAGTCTTTTCATTCATTCACCAAATCCAAAACTTAGTACAGCTGAAAATATTTTGTATATGTTACGCCCCGACAAATCATTTACAAAATTAGAAGCAACTCTTCTTGATCTGGCATTAATAATTCACGCAGAACACGGAGGCGGTAATAATTCGACCTTTGCAGCCCACCTAATCACTTCGGCACACACAGACACGTATTCGGTAATAGCTGCAGCGCTAGGCTCACTCAAAGGAATTCGACACGGCGGTGCCAGCATAAAGGCTCTAGAAATGTTTGAATGTATTAAAGAGTCTGTAACTAACTGGGATAACGATGAAGAAATTAAAGCTTTCCTTAGAAAAATCCTCAATAAAGAAGCGTTTGATAAATCTGGTCTTATCTATGGAATAGGTCATGCAATTTATATAATTTCTGATCCGCGCGCTGTTATTTTAAAAACTTATGCTGAAAAACTAGCAATAGAAAAAGGTTGCGAAGACCAGTTTCAACTGCTTGCTAAAATAGAAGAATTAGCACCGGTAGTTTTAACCGAATCTAAAGATTCATTTACAAAACCTTGCGCAAACGTTGACTTTTATTCTGGATTTGTATATGGAATGTTAAATATTCCTA is a genomic window of Candidatus Epulonipiscium viviparus containing:
- a CDS encoding citrate/2-methylcitrate synthase; translation: MENTDLTVLSKHIAAANRIDQDLFDKYEVRRGLRRPDGTGVLVGLTHIGNVHSYIIDEGEIVPVPGLLTYRGIDMKTLCSNAVNTNRMGFEETAFLLLFGHLPTEEELANYNVLLGERRILDHNFIKSYILDNPSPSIMNAMARSVLALYTFDDDAEDNSIENVLRQSLELIAAFPTMMVYAYQAYNHYYKQKSLFIHSPNPKLSTAENILYMLRPDKSFTKLEATLLDLALIIHAEHGGGNNSTFAAHLITSAHTDTYSVIAAALGSLKGIRHGGASIKALEMFECIKESVTNWDNDEEIKAFLRKILNKEAFDKSGLIYGIGHAIYIISDPRAVILKTYAEKLAIEKGCEDQFQLLAKIEELAPVVLTESKDSFTKPCANVDFYSGFVYGMLNIPKELFLPLFAVSRIVGWSAHRLEEIVNTGKIIRPAYKNVERRHDYIPINER